Within the Dehalococcoidia bacterium genome, the region CGGCACGCGATCGGACGCTATCGCGCACAGGTTGCCGATGCAGAATCGGCGAGACGGACCGCGGGCTAGCGCTTCGCTGCGTTGCGTATCGCGCGGCCGCGTATCGTCGAGAATGCCGCGGCGGAGAGCGCGCCGAGAATAGCGCTCGCGAGCAGCGCCCAGATCAGCCCCGTGCTCCACTCCATCCACAGAAACTCGACGTCCACTTCCTGCCGGTTCTGAATGACGAACACGATGAGTGCCGCAACGCCCGTAACGCCGACGATGAGCTTGATCCAGTCGACGAGGCTGCGCTCGTCGATCGCGGGCATGGCCGTCGCTTCGTTTCGTGTTGACATGTGACCCTCCTCGCTAGTCGGACTCGCGCTCGCTGCGTGGTCCGGCCAGTGGCTCCGCTGGGCGAGACGCCTCGTACGCCTGGCGCGTGCGATCGACGATATCAAACAAGTCGTCGGGCGTGGTCACCGGTGCGCTGCACAACGTGCCGTAACAGGCGTACGCGGCCGGTGCGGGACGCGGAGGCAGCGCCTCTGCGCTCAGCGCGTCCGCATCCGACGCATCGATCATCCGCACGATGCGGTCCGGCACTGGCAGTGCGAGCGCGGCGAGGTGCAGCGGCCACGCGCCGTTATCCGCGGCGGCAACGATCTTCACCTCGGCCCCCGGATTGAGCAGCATGTCGACGGTCCGTGCGTAGTTCGACGCGAAGTATCCCTGCGACTCGATGACGTCTGCAAACTGGGCAAGCGCACGCCGCGCAGCTTCCTTGAAGCGATGCTCGTGCGTGAGACGCGCGAGCCTGATCAGTGCTTCGGCGGCCACGGCGTTCTCCTTCACCGGCGTCTGCCGCATCGAAAGCCGCCCGAGCGTCTCCGACTCCGCCGGCGTGTCGTAGAACGCACCGGCGTCCGATGCCACGCGCTCGATCATGAACTCGGCCAGTCCGCGTGCGCGCTGAAGGTCCCGCGGACGCGCCGCGACCTCGTATGCGTCGAGGAGCGCCACTGCCGTCCACGCCTGTTCGCCCAGCAGTCCGCCGATCTGCGGCCCGTCCGGCGCCAGGTATCGATGAATGCCGCCGTCGTGCGTGTGCAGCGAATCCCAAACAAAGTCCAGCGCGCGCAGCGCACGATCGCGCAGGTCGGCGCGCCCGCGCGTCCACGACGCTTCGAGGTACGCGCTGATCGCCATCGCATTCCACGACGCGTAGATGCGCCGGTCGATGTAGGGCGGATCGTGGCGTTCCCGCTCGGACGCGGGCAGCGGATAGAACTCCTCGTCAGCGTCCTGCGAACCGTAGAACGCGCCGGTGGCCGGATCGCTGAGCCACTTGTCGAGGTACGCCACCGTGAAGTCGATGTACTGCGCGTGTGACTCATCCTGCGTGATGCGATAGAGCTTCAGCAGGTTCTTGAGCAGGAGCGCGTTGTCTTCGAGCATCTTTTCGTAGTGCGGGACGCTCCAGTCACGCTTGGTCGAATATCGATAGAAACCGCCCCACTCCTGGTCGTACGTGCCGCCCCGCGTCATGTATTCGAGCGTCTTGCGTGCCATGTGGAGCGCGTCGCGATCGCCAAAGCGCAAGTACGCGTGCAGCAGCAGGTCGTTCGCGTC harbors:
- a CDS encoding DUF255 domain-containing protein, producing the protein MTDSAFHFSPRPNRASEIAWNEWSSDAFDRAQREDKPLLLGISAVWCHWCHVMDETTYSDSDVIQLINDRFVAVRVDNDVRPDINARYNMGGWPTTAFLTPTGEVMAGMTYVPADQMRDVLNQVSTYYKDNKESIEQKIAELTLNRARAMHSDGEAEGALSDQILRDTLNSALDAYDPVFGGFGSEQKFPHTDANDLLLHAYLRFGDRDALHMARKTLEYMTRGGTYDQEWGGFYRYSTKRDWSVPHYEKMLEDNALLLKNLLKLYRITQDESHAQYIDFTVAYLDKWLSDPATGAFYGSQDADEEFYPLPASERERHDPPYIDRRIYASWNAMAISAYLEASWTRGRADLRDRALRALDFVWDSLHTHDGGIHRYLAPDGPQIGGLLGEQAWTAVALLDAYEVAARPRDLQRARGLAEFMIERVASDAGAFYDTPAESETLGRLSMRQTPVKENAVAAEALIRLARLTHEHRFKEAARRALAQFADVIESQGYFASNYARTVDMLLNPGAEVKIVAAADNGAWPLHLAALALPVPDRIVRMIDASDADALSAEALPPRPAPAAYACYGTLCSAPVTTPDDLFDIVDRTRQAYEASRPAEPLAGPRSERESD
- a CDS encoding lipopolysaccharide assembly protein LapA domain-containing protein, with translation MSTRNEATAMPAIDERSLVDWIKLIVGVTGVAALIVFVIQNRQEVDVEFLWMEWSTGLIWALLASAILGALSAAAFSTIRGRAIRNAAKR